From the genome of Plasmodium malariae genome assembly, chromosome: 9, one region includes:
- the PmUG01_09011700 gene encoding Plasmodium exported protein, unknown function, whose translation MENISKFSFIKTFSFSFLIWMFQYSYEANYRISNNIKINQNNSSDKKLSRLLYEKIYKDFEHSDLNLNDKFQKNHKNLLDSLNPSSNFDSSNDSLNSSHIFDGSNYSLNSDDYIETVNGQFKGKPFPMKKYKPERKDDSHGILSCLKKLDSQYEREVRKLLGVEGTKINEFTGKPLESVKKVAFKVFAPIVLSIFIAFSIMFKSLSNSTGLLISLALLILSSIYFIIKLDKNK comes from the exons ATggaaaatataagtaaattctcctttattaaaactttttcattttcctttttaatatgGATGTTCCAATATTCCTATGAg GCTAATTATAGAATATCAaacaacataaaaattaaccaAAATAATTCATCAGATAAAAAGTTAAGCagattattatatgaaaaaatatataaagatttTGAACATTCAGACTTGAATTTAAATGATAAGTTTCAGAAAAACCATAAAAACTTACTTGATTCATTAAACCCTAGCAGTAATTTTGATAGTTCCAATGATTCATTAAACTCTAGCCATATTTTTGATGGTTcaaattattcattaaacTCTGATGATTATATTGAAACAGTAAACGGACAATTTAAAGGAAAACCCTTTccaatgaaaaaatataagccAGAAAGGAAAGATGATTCACATGGGATACTTAGTTGTTTGAAGAAACTAGATTCGCAATATGAAAGAGAAGTGAGAAAACTTTTGGGTGTTGAAGGTACAAAGATAAATGAATTTACAGGTAAGCCTTTAGAAAGTGTGAAAAAAGTAGCGTTTAAGGTTTTTGCTCCAATTGTATTATCCATTTTTATAGCGTTTTCGATTATGTTTAAATCTTTATCAAACTCGACAGGTCTCCTGATATCTTTGGCATTATTGATATTGTCatccatttattttattattaaattagataaaaataaataa